The genomic region GcctccgtgtcccctccccccccctccaggacccctcccTTGTCATTGTCCCCTCCGTGTTccctcccccccctcccccgtgTCATTGTCCCCTCCCCGTGTCCCGATTTGTGTCCCCCTCCCCGCGTTCCCCCATCCGTGTCATTGTCCCCTCCcgtgtcattgtcactgtccccccccctcccccggtGTCACTGTGCCCCCCTCGCCTCCGTGTCCGTGTCCCCCCAGGACCTTCCCCATCATTGTCCCTTGTCCGTGTCACCCcctcccctgtcactgtccccccccgtgtccccccgtgtcccgtCCCCCCTCACCTCCGTGTccatgtccccccagtgtcattgtcactgtcccccccccgtgtccccccgtgtcccctcaccTCCGTGTCCGTGTCACCCcctcccctgtcactgtcccccccgtgtccccccccccccgtgtccccgtcCCCCCTCACCTCCGTGTCCGTGTCCCCCCAGGAGTCCCTTGaggaccccccagccccagcgcagGAGGTTCATCAGGCACCGCAGTCCGGCACACATCTCTGGGGACACaatggggacatttggggacatcgggggacatcaggggacacACAGAACCcaccctgtcccatccctgtgccatccctgtccccatgtccctgtcacactcctgtccctgtccccagccccaggttCAGCAGGCACTGCAGTCCGGCACACATCTCTGGGGACACaatggggacatttggggacatcaggggacatcaggggacacACAGAACCCACCCTGTCCatccatgtccccgtgtccctgtcacacccctgtccctgtccctgtccccatctccatccccaggTTCATCAGGCACTGCAGTCCGGCACACATCTCTGGGGACACaatggggacatttggggacatcaggggacatcaggggacacACAGAAcccaccctgtgccatccctgtccctgtccctgtcacacccctgtccccatccccagccccaggttCAGCAGGCACCGCAGTCCGGCACACATctctggggacatttggggacatcaggggacatcaggggacacACAGAACCCACATTgtgccatccctgtccctgtcacatccctgtccctgtccccagccccagccccaggttcAGCAGGCACTGCAGTCCGGCACACATCTCTGGGGACACaatggggacatttggggacatcaggggacatcaggggacacACAGAACCcaccctgtcccatccctgtgccatccccgtccccatccctgtccccagccccaggttCATCAGGCACTGCAGTCCGGCACACATCCCTGGGACACaatggggacatttggggacatcaggggacacACAGAACCCACTCTGTgccatccctgtccccgtgtccctgtcacatccctgtccccatccccgtccCCAGCCCCAGGTTCATCAGGCACTGCAGTCCGGCACACATCTCTGGGACACaatggggacatttggggacatcaggggacacACAGAACCCACCCcgtgccatccctgtgccatccccgtccctgtgtccctgtcacatccctgtccctgtcacatccctgtccccatccctgtccccagccccaggttCAGCAGGCACCGCAGTCCTGCACACATCtctggggacaatgaggggacatttggggacatcaggggacacACAGAAcccaccctgtgccatccctgtcccagtgtccctgtcccatccctgtccccagccccagcgcagGAGGTTCAGCAGGCACTGCAGTCCGGCACACATCTCTGGGGACACaatggggacatttggggacatcaggggacatcaaggggacactgaggggacacagagccgcCACAGCACCCTGTCCCCGTAgccctgtccccctccccacatccctcctgtccccacatcctgtccccatgtccctggcCCTGtccgtgtccccctgtccccacatcctgtccgtgtccccatgtctgtgtccctgtccctgtgtctctctgtccccacatcctgtccccatgtccctggcCCTGTCCGtggtccctctgtccccctgtccccacatcctgtccgtgtccccatgtctgtgtccctgtccctgtgtccccgtgtccccacatCCTGTCCGTGTCCCCATGTCTGTGTCCCTggccctgtgtccctctgtccccacatcctgCCCCAGGTCCCcaccctgttcctgtgtccccagccccgcctTCCCAAAGTCCCCaacctgtccccatcctgtcccctctgtgtccccatcctgtccctggctgtccccttgctgtcccctctgtgtccccaatgtccccaacctgtccccatcctgtccccttcctgtcccctctgtgtcccctctgtgtccccaatgtccccgtccctgtctcCATTCCTGTCTCCTCCCTGTGTCAGTCCCCGTCCCaaatgtcccctctgtcccctcgctgtcctcaatgtccccatcccaatgtccccaatgtccccagccctgtgtccccatgtccccgtgtccctgtcccttccctttGTCCTGCTCATggccccatccctgtccccatccctgtcccctccctgtccccaacctgtccccaatgtccccatcctgatgccccctgtccctgtcctcactgcctgtcccctccctgtccccatcctgtccccatgccatcctccctgtccccagtgtccccgtgctgtccccatcctgtcaccatccccactgtccccactgtcccctcgccatccccatccctgtcccatccctgtcctcttgccatccccactgtccccactgtcccctctgtccccactgtccccatcccctctgtcccctggctgtccccatcctgtcccctctgtccccatcctgtccccatcctgtcccctctgtccccactgtccccactgtcccatcctgtccccatcctctctgtccccatcctgtcccctctgtccccatcctgtcccctctgtcccctctgtccccatcctgtcccctctgtccccatcctgtcccctctgtccccattgtccccatcctgtcccctgtgtcccctcactcACCGGCCAGCTCCGTGGTCGGTGCCGCTCTGGCCCGGGGCCGCCCTTAAATCCCgcgggaggggacagggaggggacacggggacagggacaggtgacagggaggggacacggacAGGTGACAGAGGTGACAGATCGGTGACGGGGGCAGGTGACAGATCGGTGACGGGGGCAGGtgacaggggaggggacagggacaggtgacaggCTGGTGACAGGTTGGTGCGggggcaggtgacacaggtgacagggGAGGTGACACGGGTGACACGGGTGGCAGGGCGGGTGGCCGGGGAGGTGACAGGTCGGTGACACAGCCGGTGCCATCACCGGTTCTCCCGGTCCCCACCCGGCCCCGCGTGGGAGGGGGTGGGACACGGGGACAAGGGGGACAcgtgggggacactggggacattggggacattggggggacacaTGGACATtgagggggacatggggatgttcgggacattggggacatggggacacgtggggacattggggacatggggacattggggacattggggggacatggggacagggggggacagggggatgttcgggacattggggacatggaggggacattggggacaaggGGATATtcaggacattggggacattgggacaggagatatttgggatattggggacagtggggacatgagggggacattggggggacattgaggggagaCATGGGGGTggcctgggaggggacacagagacaggggacacttgggggggacattggggacatggaggggacattggggacatggggatggggGTGACATTGGGGGGATATGAGGGGCatatggggacatgggggggacattggggacatggaggggataTTGGGGGACATCAGGACATGGAGAtatttgggacattggggacatgagGGGGACATTGGGCAGACACtgggggggacatggggtggcctgggagggggacatggggacaagggacactgggtgggacatggggacatgggggggacattggggacatgggggggacatggggggacacagggacaggggacacgtgaggggacaggaggggacaaagagggacattggggacacggggataTTCAGGATATTGGGGACatgaggggacattgggacagtggctgggaggGCCCGGGGGTCCCCGGAGGTCTCAGGGGGTCCCTGGGGTCACTGCGGGGTCACTGGGGGGTCACAGAGGTCACCAAAGTGtcacgggggggggggggggtccctgctgtcccccgtGGCCGTGACCTTTGACCCGGCGCGGGGGCGGCTGATTCATTTCCCGCCACCCCCGCGGGTGGGCGGGGTCCGTCTGAGGGGATGTGGGCGTGGTTTCCGCTGAGTGGGCGGGGCTCTATGTGGGACAGGGGGCGTGGCCGGAGGCTGCAGCGGCGGGCGCGGCCTGTGGCGGAAGGGGGCGGGTCCATCGCGTATCACGAGCAGTGATTGGGCAGCGGGCGGGGCGTGGCCGGCGGCGGAAAGGGGCGGGGCCTGCGTGGCGCGCTCGGGGCCGCGATGGTGAGCGGGGCCCGGGGGGGGgatgggggggatttgggggggattttgggaccCCGCGGGACCCCCGACCCCCCCCAGGACCCTCTGAAccccccctgagacccccaaaatccccccataaCCCCCCGTAacccccccgtgcccccccagCTGTTCTACTCCTTCTTCAAGTCCCTGGTGGGCAAGGACGTGGTGGTGGAGCTCAAGAACGACCTCAGGTACGGGACCGGGGGGGTCGGGACACCCCGAAAACgccccaaaaaatatcccaaaacagcccaaaaacacccccagaaAGCACCCAGAAAATAGCCCAGAAACCCCTGGAAGCactcccaaaacaccccaaaaacaccccaaaaccactccaaaaacatccccaaaagacacccccaaaacccacccaaaaactgcccATAAACTGCCCCCggaaataccccaaaaaccccaaaaaaactccTAAAccccccccaaccccccccccaaaaaactgcccgggacccccaaacctccccGGAACCCCCTTGGGAGCCCCCAAATTATCATgggaccccccaggaccccccaaatccccccaaatccactgagaccccccccaatttcccccctaTCTCCCCCCAGCATCTGCGGCACGCTGCACTCGGTGGATCAGGTGAGtcgggggtcctgggggggtttgggggtcctggggggtttgggggggtctctgGGGAATCCTGGGGGGTCTCAGGGATTTTCGGAGGGGTCtctgtggtttttggggggtcctggggggttttgggggtctcttgggggtttttgggggtttgggggggttttgggggtctcttggggggtttttggggggtttggggggttttgggggtctctcgGGGTCTCTCGGGGTCTCTCGGGGTCTCAgtgtttttggggggggtccccgggggtcTCAGAGccccccctgaccccccccGTTGCCCCCCCCCAGTACCTGAACATCAAATTGACCGACATCAGCGTGACGGACCCCGAGAAGTACCCGCACATGGTGGGGGGCTCTTTTGGGTCTTGGGGTCTCTGGGGAGGGTCctggggggctggggagggtcctgggggttttggggggtctggggtctctgggagggtcctggggggggatttggggaggtttgggtggtcctggggggctggggagggtcctgaggggatctggggaggtttgggtggtcctggggggttttgggggtgatCTCGGTGGTCTCGGGTGTCTCAGATtttgtggggttgttttggggggtGGTCTcagtgatttttggggggatctcTCTGGTTTTGGTGTCTCTCAGTGATTTGGGGAGGGTCTCGGGGGGGTGTCagtaatttggggaggggtctcagatATCTCAGTAatctggggaggggtctcagatATCTCagtaatttggggaggggtctcagatATCTaattaatttggggaggggtctcagatATCTCagtaatttggggaggggtctcagagaTCTCagtgatttggggaggggtctcagatATCTCATTAATTTGGGGGGGTCTCAGAGATCTCATTAATTTGGGGAGGGTGTCAGATATCTcattaatttggggaggggtctcagatATCTCagtgatttggggaggggtctcagatAGGAACTGCTTCATCTGTGTCtccctggttttggggtttctctCTTGTGATTTTTGGGTATCTctctgttttttggggggattttgggcaaCTCTgtaatttggggggttttttttggggggctgtcagtaatttggggaggggtctcacggCCATGTCCCCCCCAGCTTTCGGTCAAGAACTGCTTCATCCGTGGTTCTGGGTTATCTCTGTTTTTGGTGTATTTcagtggtttttgggggtttttggtggggattttggggtttttcagcggtttttgggggtctcggtaatttgaggaggggtctctcccagctctgggttAGGAACTGCTTCATCCGCGGTTCTGTCGTTCGCTGCGTGGTTTGGGGTTTCTCTCTGTATCTcagtggtttttggggggtttttggtggggattttggggtttttcagcgGTTTTTAGGGTCTCggtaatttggggaggggtctcccgGCCATTTCCCCCAGCTCTCGGTGAAGAACTGCTTCATCCGTGGGTTATCTCTGTTTTTTGGTGTATTTCAGTGgctttttgggtgtttttggtggggattttggggttttcagcggtttttgggggtctcggtaatttggggaggggtctcactgCCATGTCCCCCCCAGCTCTCAGTCAAGAAATGCTTCATCTGTGGTTCTGGGTTATCTCTGTTTTTGGTGTATTTCAGTGGTTTttggtggggattttggggtttttcagcggttttttgggggtctcggtaatttggggaggggtctcagatATCTCATTAATTTGGGGAAGGGTCTCAGAGATCTCagtaatttggggaggggtctcactgCCATGTCCCCCCAGCTCTCAGTCAAGAACTGCTTCATCTGCGGTTCTGGGTTATCTCTGTTTTTTGGTGTATTTcagtggtttttggggggtttttggtggggttttttggggtttttcagcagtttttgggggtctcagtaatttggggaggggtctcagatATCTcattaatttggggaggggtctcacggCCATTTCCCCCAGCTTTCGGTCAAGAACTGCTTCATTCGTGGGTTATCTCTGTTTTTTGGTGTATCTcagtggtttttgggggtttttggtggggatttttgggtttttcagtggtttttgggggtctcggtaatttggggaggggtctctccCCAGCTTTTCAGTCAAGAACTGCTTCATCCGCGGCTCCGTGGTTCGCTACGTGCAGCTGCCCGCGGACGAGGTGGACacgcagctgctgcaggacgcGGCGCGCAAGGAGGCGCTGCAGCAGAAGCAGTGACCCGAAATCGCGGGATTCGCCCCAAAAGATCTGCAGAACCCCCGCCCAAAATCTGGGTGatttccccaaaatctggggggattcaccccaaaatctggggtGATTTCCTCCAAAATCTGGgggattcaccccaaaataacgGGGGACTTCTCTCTAAAATCTGCAGagattccttcccaaaatctggGGGATTCGCCCCAAAATCTGGGgtgatttccccccaaaatcggGGGATTTGCCCCAAAAGATCTGCAGAGACCCCCGCCCCAAAATCTGGGGTGatttccccaaaatctgggGTAATTTCCCCCGAAATTGGGGGATTCGCCCCAAAGATCTACAGAAAACCCCGCCCCAAAATCTGGGgtgatttcccccaaaatctgggggattcaccccaaaatctgggggattcaccccaaaataacgGGGAAATTCTCTTTAAAATCTGCAGagattccttcccaaaatccgggaaaattcacccaaaatttggggggattcaCTCCAAAATATCTGCAGAGATCCCTCCCCAAAAATTTGGGTGATTTCTTCCAAACTCTGGGGGATTcgccccaaaatttgggggattcGCCCTGAAATAACGGGGgagtcaccccaaaatatcTGCAGAAACCCTTCCCTGAAAACGGGGGAATTCGCCCCAAAATCCGGAGGAATCCCCATCCAAAAATCTGCAGGGGGATTCCTGCCTAAAATCCGGGGTGATTTCCCCAAAAACGGGGGGATTCACCCAAAATAACGGGGgagattcaccccaaaaatggaagggaatcaccccaaaaatggggagatTGACCCCAAAATATCTGAGGGGGATTCACTCCTAAAACAGGaggatttaccccaaaattggggagaTTCACCCGAAAATgtgcagggacccctccccaaccCCGGGGGTCTCCCCGGCCCCTTTCGCGACCCCCAATAAAcgccaggccccgccccctctgTGCACGTCAttaatggggattttggggtaatttacacggattttgggtcattttggggtggtttcgggagtttttggggtggttATGGGTGGTTTGGGTGGTTTCAGGGGTTTTGGGTGGTTTCGAGGTGTTTCGAGGGTGacttggggtggttttggggtgatttggggggttttagggTAATTTTGTGATTTTGGCCTAATTTTGGGTGTCTTCTGGGcggttttgggtgtttttggggtgatttaggGTGATTTTGTGGTGACTTGGGAGGTCttagggtaattttggggtgattttgggtgcTTTGGGAGTTTTTGGAgtggttgggggtttttagagtgattttggggtttttcgttggtttttggggtgtttttgaggTGCTTTCGGGTGTTTTAGGGCTGATTTCGGcgtttttctgttatttttgggctgatttcgggaggttttggggtttttctgttttttttggGCTGATTTCTGGGGTTTCGGGTGATTGCGGGGTTTTTcaggttatttttggggtgatttcggGGATTTTCGGGGGTCTCCACGCCCCCCCGCCCCGTTGGCCTCTCGGAGTTTTCGCTCCTCCGCTCCGCTGGGGGGCGCCaagcgcggcgggcgcggcgctcCCTTTGCGTCATCTCAGCGGCGCCGGAAGTCCGCCGCGCACCAGCCAATAGCAGCGCGGGGCGCCGCGCAATGCGCAGCACACTCCGCCCACGTGTctcctcccgccgccgccgccgctgccgcagGTACCGGGAAGGGgggggagggctgggggggcCACGTGACCCCGGACCCCAAattaccccccaaaaaatcccaaaaaaccccaaaaaaatctccctaAAATCGCCGTACTCACAGCTCCCTGTACCGGCCCCCAGCGCTCCCTTCAGCTCCCCCCCCACCAGCTGCGGCCTTCAGGGACCCCGGGACCCCCTCACTTTCCCCTCTCTAGCCATGTCAGCCCCCACATTTTTTCCGCCATTTTCTCCccgttatttttttaaatttcccccattttcccccgcGTCAATGTTATAGTTTTCCCTcgttgattttttaatttttctcccgttaattttttaaattttttcccccctcagccATGCCGCGTCCCCGCGTCCTCCTCCACCCGCCGCCCCCCGTTAACCCCCCTTTAATttgtaactttttaaaattttatttttacaaaatttaaaaattttttggttttgtaattttttaaatttaaatattttaatattcccCCCCCATGCCATGCCGTCCCCgcccgtgctgctgctgccgcccccCCCGTTATCCCCCATTTCCCTTCCATTTTCTCCCCCGTTTTCCCCCCAGTTTCCCCcgttaattttaaaaatttttaactatttaattttgcaatttttaattttattttttttttaaatcaatttcGCAGCGATGCCGTCGCCgccggtgctgctgctgccgcccccGCCCGGTGACGCCGCCGCCCTGCGCGTTCTGATCGCCGCCCGTTTCCGTGGGGACCCGCCCCCGGTGCTGCTGCAGCGCGTGACCCCCCCCGGCACCGGTATCGAGACCGGAACCGGAAACCCACCTGGGCACCGGAACCGGAAACACCCTCGGTACCGGAACCGGGACCCCCGTCGGTTCCGGTACCGGGGCCCCGCCCCATCCGTTACCGGCGCTCCGCACCGCCGAGGGGGCGCTGCTGGGCCCGGGCGCGGCCGCGCTGCTGCTGAGCCCCCCCCGAGATGCGGGGCCGCGACCCCCGCGAGGCCGCGCTGGTGCGGCAGTGGGTGGCGTTCgctgagggggagctgggcacgGCGGCCGCCATCTTGGTGGGGGGGCACAAACAGGTGAGGAGGGGTCTCTGGGGATCTCTGGGGTATCAttggggggtgtttggggtaggttttggggtgggtttgggcagtttgggtgggtttgggggttttgggcagtttggggtgggtttggggggttttggggtgtttgggtgGCGTTCgctgaggggagctgggcaCGGCGGCGGCCATCTTGGTGGGGGGGCACAAACAGGTGAGGAGGGGTCTCTAGGGTACCATTGGGGTATCAttggggggtgtttggggcagtttgggggtgtttggggtgggtttgggggttaCAGGGGGATTTAGGGACCCCCTGAGGTCAGGGAGGgtctggggaggggtcttggggcggtttgggtgggtttgggggggatttggaggTCCAGGGTAATTTGGGAGGGGTCCTGGGGcggtttttgggggggatttggggggttaccaggggatttggggggctggggacagtTGGTGCCATTAGCCTGGAGGATTcggggggctctgaggggcacaggggaatttggggaggggtcc from Zonotrichia albicollis isolate bZonAlb1 chromosome 31, bZonAlb1.hap1, whole genome shotgun sequence harbors:
- the LSM2 gene encoding U6 snRNA-associated Sm-like protein LSm2 isoform X3, which codes for MLFYSFFKSLVGKDVVVELKNDLSICGTLHSVDQYLNIKLTDISVTDPEKYPHMLSVKNCFIRGSGLSLFLVYFSGFWGFLVGILGFFSGFWGSR
- the LSM2 gene encoding U6 snRNA-associated Sm-like protein LSm2 isoform X2, coding for MLFYSFFKSLVGKDVVVELKNDLSICGTLHSVDQYLNIKLTDISVTDPEKYPHMLSVKNCFIRGSVVRYVQLPADEVDTQLLQDAARKEALQQKQ
- the LSM2 gene encoding U6 snRNA-associated Sm-like protein LSm2 isoform X1, which translates into the protein MLFYSFFKSLVGKDVVVELKNDLSICGTLHSVDQYLNIKLTDISVTDPEKYPHMLSVKNCFICGSGLSLFFGVFQWFLGGFWWGFLGFFSSFWGSQ